The Chelonoidis abingdonii isolate Lonesome George chromosome 11, CheloAbing_2.0, whole genome shotgun sequence genomic interval TTCTGGCTGTGCGGTTCTGTGGTGCTCCCAAGGGATCACAGTCTGCGGAATACAGGTCTTCCGGGGGTAGCTGTCCTGCAATCCCCTTCTGTCCCCAGTTGGCAGCTGCTGGGCTGtcctgatgtaaatccagagtaactacaCTGACTGCATTTGGGTTGCTCTATAGCCGCTGGTGTACCtgagagcaggatcaagcctGCTGGTCCCCACTTCCTTCTGAACAGCTGagcccctccttcccctggcTGGTGGGAGGTCCCCGCTCGCTCTCCTGCAGCCCATTCGGCTGGGTTGTGCTCGCTCTGCCATGAGTCGAGGCTGACTTCAGTTTTGGTTTAAATCTCGGAGCAAGGCGCCTGCACCAAAGGCTCCACTCCGCTGTCCTTCCCACTGCAGGGGTGAGGGAGACACCGGCACTCTGATGTGACTGGATGAGCTTTTTCTACTGCAGAAACGGGGCCAGAGGACGGTTGTGATGCCACCCCCAGCTTTGACAGCACTTGCTTTACTTAAGTTTTATGTTAAAAAAGGGGAGAGAATCCCCTTAGGCTGTGACCATTGGAGCTgcattttcatttcaataaagGCAGACCGAGCTGGTCcctttttttttgcagctgaatCTGCTTCGTGCAGATCTGCCCCAGCATCTAGCATTAGTAGAGAGTTTTGAAGGGGGCGGTTTCTGGAGCACACTGTGTGGACTTAACTGCTCTTCAACCTTGGCAATGACGGGAGCTGAGTTAGGCCAACGCTGGGGGCTTTTGCAGATCTCAGCCTCTTATTGTCTTCGCTGTGTAAAGGAGAGGTCTGGGCAGAGTGTGTTTAGCCTGCTGCCCGGAGAGTACCTGGCTGGCTCCGTCAGAGCTCCTGGCTGTGGGAATTAGCCAAAGCTTTATGCCTCGAGCCAGCTGGCTTTGGAGGTCTGTCAGTGCATGTCAGCAGAGGCTGCCCTGATGTGAAGATAGGCATTTTCTACCAGTTGGTGGTTTCACGGGGGTGGGCTGTGTGCCTCAGCCATTggtttctttgttaaataaaagtTCTGTTGAGAGTTTTTCTTGTGAGTCAGCCAAGTCCTTGGGGGCGcgtgggggaggaagaaggggctTAGAGCTGGGCTGCAGGCTGCCAGGGGTCTGTTGCCCACCTTACCTATCACTCTGAGAGACCATGTTAGTCTGATTCCTCCTTGTGCCACTTGCACCATGCTGTAGAATGGGGCTGATGATGCATAATTAGTGGGCCAGGGACTTTGCCGTTCATGGGGGTCAAGCTCTGGGTTAGTCAGCTCCAAGGGCAAATCGAGGTCCTTGGGGGATGCTGGCTGGAGGTGCCCAGCTCGGGGgggaaaggcggggggggggggcctgccacccccatccctgccatcactccctcccccacacactgctcCGCCAGAGTGAGTCCACTCCCCTGCCACGGGCCTCGCTGGGCTCATTCCCTCACCCCTGTAGCCAGGAAATGAGGCTTGTTCCAGTTCTCTCAACCAGCTCGGGGGCTCTGCCCCTTGGGCTCTAGCAGAGTCCCTGGAATTTTTGAATGGAGCAGGTGCAGGTTTTCTAACGCTGTCACGTGACAGACTGAGAAATGGCGCCGAACACAGGGCCTCGCTTCCCTTGGCAGCTATCTCCCCGAGCGGCAGGAGCCTTGGGTGGACGATGCTATAACCAGCCAGTAGCTGTCTGCCGGCAGCCTGTCCTGCAGAAGTCACACAGGCTAGGGCTTTAAACTGGGAATGGCACTAGGGCATGGAGATTGGCCAGTGAGTTTTCGGTGCCTCAGGCAAGGGGTAGTGGGGTAACATCCCCTTCCTATTGCTCGGAGCTCCCATGCTCAGTCCAGGTCACAAGGCCAAGCACTGATTGCACAGTGGGACTCTGTCCAGCTCTGGAATGGTCCTGCCAAGGCAGACTCGAGGTGGCTTGTGGGGCAGTTGATCAGGGCCTCATGAACACCTGTTGAAGCTGCAAGGTTGAGttctttcctccctgccccctgtgcaTTCTGCACTGAGTGTCAAAGCCCTTTCCCACCCCTCCACACCGCACCTGTGCTTTCACACCCATTTAATGATGCTCAGGGGGACATGCTCAGTTACACACATCAACTCAAAGCCTCTGCCCGATCCTGCCAGTTCCAGGCCCAAGTGAAGTGGGAGCTAAGCcatccccccacccatcccattCTGTCTTTGCAGGATGCCCAGCTTCAGGAACTCTCATTCCAGCTCCGGACAGCAGTCTCGCTCCAGCTGGTAAACCATGAAGATAACGTCCTGCCAGGGCGGCAGCGCGGGATGATCTGGTCTGACAACCTCAAAGCCCAAGTAGCTGAATGCTCGCAACAGGTCTCCTGTGGGACGAAAAAGGAAGGGTCCCCATTATTAAAACCAGCTGTTCTGACCTCCACTTGGGATCACGTGCCCCTTAACCTCAATGCTCGTGTTCCTCTAGAGAGACTAGACACTGACATCACAGGGGGATGAGGGCAGGAAGGATGGGGCGCTACATGAAGTAGTTCTAATGCATCAAGTCGGGCAGTTAACTTCCATTGAAAAGCCCTGGCTGTGTATCTGAAGTCAGACCAGGGCCTCAGTCTTTTAACTGCAAAAGTCAAATAGCTTCTGTTACCTACAGATACTGTAGTCATGGCTCAAAATACACCCGTCCCTATTATAACAGAGAACTGCAAAATCATGTACTTTGTTTTAAAACGTGGGTTGCCACTAGACTGCACCATCTGTTCTTACATACAGAAAAGTCAGGAGAAATACTCCTCCGACTGCTGGTCTCTGTGCATTCCACATTCAGGGTAAATAATAGCCATTACTGGACAAGCTGTATGCTGGGCAGAGAGCAGCCTCTGCTCCCGTTAACAAGCCACTGAGCCACAGATTCTCAAACAGGGTCAGGACTCCTCAAGGGGTTGTGAGATTATTtcatgggggggtcatgagctgtcagcctccaccccaaacaaacCCTTCTTTgtcaccagcatttataatggtgttaaatatataaaaaagtttttaatttataaggggaggtcacactcctatgcgaaaggggtcaccagtaaaaaagtttgagagccactgcactaagctagcaagaaaaaaaaaaaagattccagtGGAAACTCTTTCGCTGTACGTTAAGTATCAAAAACATGGCACAAGCAACTTGCACTTCTCTGTACATGGAAGGCAATCGCTCTGTGTGTCTGGGTTCGCCTACCAACCGCCAGCCCAGAGGGCCCCTTACCGCGATCGCTGCGACCCAGCTGGAAGTTCACAAACACGAGGTTCAGGGCGGTCTGTTCCTCCACGTATTCCAGCGTTGCAGTCAGGCTAGAAGGAAACACACCCCTGTGTTCGAACAAGCTGAGAAATAGCCCCGGGGGGGGAAGGTAGGGGGAGAGTTTCAAAGGTGTGAGgtgctcaactcccattaaaatccagGGGGAGTTGGGGTGACTGAAAATTCTACCCCCTTGATATGGATTCGATTGATACAGGATTGGTTGGTCTAGTTCTGTAGTACTGTGATTTGGTGGCACTTGGGAATTAAATCACAACCACAAGCAGCAGCTGTATAAAACCCAGTTTTGTCAGCTGGAAAGAGACAATCAGGGGAGTTTCAAGCCTCTACGACATTTCCAAGACTGAAGAGGACCAAGGAGTTGGATTAATttaagggggggtgggggctcatTTAGAAGCTGGCACAACTGTTACGGCTGAGAAGAGCTGCATAAAGTTACATGGATCATTcagccagcccttcccctgaCTTTGTCGGCTTGAGGCACAGCCCCAGTGAGCACACAATGGGCGTGGAGGGTCAGCGGTAATTGTCTATGACCTTGGATACCGCGGGGTGGGAGCTGCTGCCTTTTTCCTGCCAGCCACCTAATGTCAcaaggtgtgtggtggggggtgatTTGCAGAAAGATGGGCAAGGGATAACTATAATGTGGTTCAGGAGACATAGGCCCTGGGATCCTCAATGTCTTAAACATCCCAGCACTTAGAAAGAAATGACCCACAGATGGAATAAAGGACCAGCCAGCAGCATGCACCAGAGAGGCGAACCCTGCGCTGCCCTGGGACTTGGCTGGCTGTAAGCTGCAGGAGGGCAGCTCTGAATGCTTTCAGGTTCTTCATTGGGTTTGCAAATGGAACTGGATTTACCTTAGATCGCAAGTGTCTCGGGGAAGCAGGGTCCAAAGCAGGAGGGTGATGGCTGAGGCTGCTTTTTCCCATGGCGTCCAGACAAAGGAGGtggaaaatcatagaatatcagggttggaagggacctcaggaggtatctagtccaaccccctgctcaaagcaggaccaattccttaCCTTTCACGGTTGTTTTGATCCAGGGCGCCGCAGGGCGTGTCCAGGAAAAGCTTGCCGTCGGCCAGGAGTCCGTGCCAGTGAGCGGAGCCTCGGGGACCGAGTTGGAAATGGAAGTCCAGCTGGACAGGGAGACCAGGGAGCAGAAGGTTGCCAGCAAACACTGTCAGGTTCCCAGCCTGCAAGGAAGCAGCGAAGCCCCCGTTACCAGGTGCGCTGACTGGCTGAGAGCCAACACCTGTTAATGCTGGGGTCTGCCAAGGGGACCCAGATCCTACTGAATGGGAACTCCCAGCCTGAACCCCTGCCCATGTGCTCCAGGCGCCGGGAAGCCTAGACTAAGATCTAACCGAGAAGCCCTGGAATTTACAGGCAGGAAGCCAGCATCACACAAGGCAACTTCCTCCCTGCACTACTTCCCACCTTGAGAATCTGAAACTGTTTCTTGTTCAAAGGACAAACGCTAATGATTGCTGCCCCTCCAGTTCCCCTGGGCCCAACACCCTATCTAGGCACAACCTGGCCACCTCAATCCttttctgaagatgtccacacagtgtgccgcagcggtcaaaaaagcaaacaggatgttaggaatcattaaaaaagggatagagaataagacagagaatatcttattgcccttatataaatccatggtaagcccacatcttgaattctgCATACTgatgtggtcttctcatctcagaaaagatatactggctctagaaaaggttcaaagaaggacaactaaaatgattaggggtttggagaaggtcccatatgaggagagattaaagaggctaggtgttttcagcttggaaaagaggagactggggggggatatgatagaagtatataagatcatgagtgatgttgagaaagtggataaggaaaagttatttagttGTTCCCATAATAAAAGAActgggggccaccaaatgaaattaatgggcagcaggtttaaaacaaataaaaggaagttcttcttcacacagcgcacagtcaatttatgaaactccttgcctgaggaggttgtgaaggctggactataactattaaacagagtttaaaagagaactagataaattcatggaggttaagtccattaaccactattagccaggataggtaaggaatggtgtccctagcctctgtttgtcagggggtggagctggatggcaggagagagctcacttgatcattacgtgttaggttcactccctctggggcacctgacattggccgctgttggaggacaggatactgggctggatggacctttggtctgacccagtatggccattcttatgttctcatctCCTTAGACACAATGAGTAGCTATGGAACGATCCCCTGGATGCACCATGGACTCGGCCAGGCGGCCGGAGATTTCCTACCTTGTACAACTCTTTCAGCTCACCCTGGTTAGCCCCTCTGCCGGCCGGGCCGCCTCCCAAGGACTCAGGAACATTGGAGGCAATAGCGAGGTCTGAGGGTCAGGCTCTCACGCTCAGTCATGGTGATACTTGGAGGATGCGAGAACAAGAGAGAGAAGGACAGCAGGGATGAAATCCTTGCCCATTTgcaagtcaaggggagttttggccttgacttcagtggggccaagatttcatcccagATCTGTAACAAATTGCTCCTATGAGGGAAAAATCCGTTGTAAATGCCTCAGCTCCTGATCCCTTATCATGCCACAGTCCTTTACTCTGTAATTAGCCGCCGTGTAGGCAGGTGCTACCACCCGCATTGTTATAGGCATCAGACTCTGGCACCAAGCACGCGGCCTGCTTTACAGCGCATTTGACTGATTGGTGTTGCCTCAGAGAGCCGGATGCCCCGAGGAATCAAATCAATGCAGCTGGAGAAGGTACTTTGATGCTAAATACTGTAaatgattcccagcttgagagTAAAATCTGtgatacgtgtgtgtgtgtgtgtgtgtgtaagggtaTTTCACTCTCCCCACTTCAACTATATACAGAGacattttggggggtgggggctgatttCAGAAGATGCTGAGCCCCCctccttctgaaaaccaggcctttCTAAGGAGTCTTAAGTTGGGCTCCTAAAATCACcagttgcttttgaaaacccaATGGCTGATTTGTGGTGTGGTCATGCACTGGGACCCagttgtgctaggggctgtacaaatacagaacaaaagccACAGAGCTCAGATATACACCCCAGGCACCTTAAGAGCTCAGATATatgccccaggcacccccctgtTGGTTTTTTGAAGGATGAATCGTTCTCAAAGCTCCAAAGATAACAATCAACAAGTTACAGGCTGGTCCCCGGCTCTGGAAAATGGAGACTTCTCCCCTTTCCAGACATTTTTACCAATCTAAGCCCCTTTGGGTTTgattcccccgcccccagtgccaAACAGAAGGAAAGCGACAGTTTCCTGTTAATCTTCGATAGAAGGGGTGGAAAAAGCCACTCACCTCCCGTGGGAAGGCACCATCCTCCGCCTGTAGATGAGGCGATAGCGATAGCAGTAATTGTAATAAGCAAAGGGGGAGCAGATGGGGTATAAGTAGTTCCGTTTCCTCCCTCTCTCAGtataagaaagggaaaacagGTAGGTGTGGTCCCGGAGCAGCGACGTTTCTTCAGGCAATGCCTACCCGTGGCAAAGtgagcccctgagccccagggccccAGTTCAAGTAGCCAGGTGCTTTATGACCCAGCCATTGTGACATTCCCCCATGGGGAGGGCATCATTGTGACATGCCCAGCCAGGCCACACACCCCAGGGCCACACCTAGGTTATTCCTCTCCTGGGCATAAGTGTGGGATGTTGCCAGTATGTGGCTGGCCTTCTAATACCCTGATCTAAGGGGGatagagctggggggcagggtccCTCAGTCTCTGGCATCCATCACGTTCCCTCTTAATCCCCCAAACTGCAGGGTCCATATTGAGTTACATGATGGAGATTATGATGGTTGGGGGCCTATCTAAACCCTGAATCCCACTGTGGGGTCTCTGTGTAGCCACCACCCTGCTAGGCCCTAGAGTGGGTCCTTTTCTCTCTGCAGCACTATGCCAACAGGGCACATCCCCTCGGGTTTGGGGAGTCAAAGACTCAGATAGTTGGAGGCCAGATGAGACCACCAACTCATCCAATCTGACCAGCTCATCCAATCTGACCACCCAGCTCGCACAGGCCCCACATGCTAAACTCAACACCCCAAATGAGACCAAAGTTTATCAGTCCACGAGAGCCTACACTGATCTGTGCCATGGCAGGGAACTGATGCTGTGAAAAATACCCAGATCATCCCAGCAAGTGATAATCCCACATCACAGAGAAAGGCGAAAACATACCCCACTCCCGCCAAGCTCCCTGCCCATCTGAGCTGGGAggcaaattccttcctggccccaccTCTGGTGATCAGTTAAGCCCTGAGTGTGTGAGCAAGAAGCGCGAGCCAGGCACCTATGAGAGATGCTCGGTGTCCCCTCAGGGCACAGCCTATCTCCAGCCGTGACCATCCCTGAAGCTTaagaggaaggagattaaaaCAACCCAACCAACCCTCAGAATACACGGGGGCAGCAaatcccttcctgatccctgctggtggccagctgaaaccctgaagcatgagctctAGAAACATAGGTGATAAACCAGAAGTAAGCCCCAGGTctgctgagccctgcctcccccaccaccacaagcaaccccatcatacaatTGCACTCATATTTGTCCAGGGGGCCTCTAGAAACTGGGGTGACCCCCCCCCACTTTTTCAACATGGAAATGGGAACACCTGAGAATACGTGGCCACAGTTGAGTGACTGGAGGGGGGGATGGGGCACAGACATGGGCACAAGGCCCATGGGAATTTCTGTGACCATGGCCATGAAGGCTCCTGGGAATTAGGTGGCAGTCCCATGACCATAGGCACAGCGGCTCCTGGGAATTGCCCCGAACACCTACTGTCCCAGAATACTGGGCACCCTTCCATTGCTTAGAACCCCAACGATGCTTTGGGGGGCAGAAAGAATGGACAGTGGGTGGGTCCCAAAGGGGGGAAAGCATGGAGATCCCTGAGAATGAGTTGGTGGGTCCTTGAAGGGCACTGGGAGAGAGTTGGGGGGAGCAGCAAGGAGACCTGAGGGAAGTAAGGCAGTGCGGGGGGGAGGTTCTGGAGGGGATGAGCAGGGGAAGGGTTCCCTTAGAGGAGCAGGGATTTCAGGGAGGGAGTCTCTAGCTAAGATGGGAATGGAGGGATAAGGCCAGGAAAGTAGGGCTAGAATGGGGATATTAGGGGATGAGAGTCCCTGTAGGAGGCAGGGGAGTGTGGTTATAGTGGGGGGTTAGGAGGATGGGgttccctggaggcatgcagctgGGGGTGCAGTATGGGGTTAAGGGGTccctgggagagcagggaggtggtTTACTGTGCGGGGTTAGgggatggaggttcctagggggCAGGGAAGTGGAGGTACAATGTGTTAGGAGGATGAGGTCCCTGTGGGAGTAGGCAGACAGGGGTATAGCAGGAGGGGGGTCGGGATCCCTGAGGAGAGCAGGCAGGCGGGGGTACAGTGGGGGTTAGGGAGTTCCTGGTGTACAGGGGGTAGGAGTACAACAGGATGGGAAAGGGGAAccctgaggggagcagggaggtagGGGTACAGTGAGGGTTAGGGGATGGGCGGTTCCTGGTGTACATCGGGTGGGGATACAGTGAGGGGAAGAGGATTCCTGAGAGGGGCAAGGAAGTGGGGGTtcaatgggggagggggtcctgGTGGGGAATTAAGGAGTGAGTGGGGTTGCAGTGCGGCAGGGATTCACTAGGTAGCTCGGTAAGGTGGGGTTTGGTGG includes:
- the OAZ3 gene encoding LOW QUALITY PROTEIN: ornithine decarboxylase antizyme 3 (The sequence of the model RefSeq protein was modified relative to this genomic sequence to represent the inferred CDS: deleted 2 bases in 2 codons; substituted 1 base at 1 genomic stop codon), whose amino-acid sequence is MSQWLGHKAPGYLNWGPGAQGSLCHGXALPEETSLLRDHTYLFSLSYTERGRKRNYLYPICSPFAYYNYCYRYRLIYRRRMVPSHGSITMTERESLTLRPRYCLQCSESLGGGPAGRGANQGELKELYKAGNLTVFAGNLLLPGLPVQLDFHFQLGPRGSAHWHGLLADGKLFLDTPCGALDQNNRESLTATLEYVEEQTALNLVFVNFQLGRSDRGDLLRAFSYLGFEVVRPDHPALPPWQDVIFMVYQLERDCCPELE